ACATTGGGAGTACATTCCGCAGCGATGGCATCGCGAGCAAATTCGATATCCGCCGGCGTGAAGATGCCGGACTGCGCGTAATGAATGTCCGCGTTTTCCACAAACGGCAGGTTTCCCGTGCAGCCGGAGATTGCCACATAAAGATGGTTCTCCACACAGCGCGCCAGCGCACAATGACGAATTCTCAGGTACCCGTGGCGCGTGTCTGTATTGAACGGCACGAACACCATCCGGGCTCCCTTCTGAGTCGCGATCCGCGTGAGTTCCGGGAATTCGATGTCATAGCACACCTGGATGGCAATCAATCCGCAATCCGTATCGAACACTTCCACCTTGTGACCCGGACTGACGCCCCACCATTTCCGTTCACTGGGAGTCACATGGATCTTGTATTGTTTGCCGATCGATCCGTCACGACGAAACAGATACGACACGTTGTACAGTGTGTCATCCTCGACAACAAAGTGCGATCCGCCGATCACATTGACGTCGTACTTCACGGCCTGTTCGGTGAACAGTTCCAGGTATTGAGGCGTGAATTCGGCCAGTTGCCTGGCCGCCAGGCCCGGTCGTTTTGCTTCCACGCACGAAAGCAGTTCTGCCGTCAGCAGCTCCGGAAACAGCACAAAGTCGCTGCGGTAGTCCGACGCCGTGTCCAGGAAGAATTCCACCTGCTGAGCAAACGCTTCGAAACTGGCGATCTTTCGCATCTGCCACTGCACGACGCACAGTCGCACCGGTTCGGTCGGGTGGTGGAACCGGCGTTTGCTGGCCGGCCGGTGATCCAGGTTCTTCCACTCCAGAAATGTGGCATACCCGCGCGATGCCACGTCGGACGGAAAGTAGTTTGGAATCAGCCCCTGCACGGTAAATCCGTTTGACGTCTGAGCAGTCAGTACCGGGTCGTGCAGCGCCTTTTCCATAACGGCGTCGATGTATTCCCGGGCGGTGTATTCGTCGGCGTGTTCGCCATAGCCGGGAATGCGGCCGGCGATGATGATTCGTTCCAGGTTCTTCTCACGGCACAGTTCCTTCCGAGCATCATACAGCCGCCGCGAAAGCTTCATGCCGCGAAATTCCGGATCCACCATGATCTCAATGCCGTACAGCGTGTCGCCGTTCGGATTGTGATTTCGGATATATCCTTCGTCCGCGACGATCTTCCAGTTGTGCCATTCCAACTGCGGGTTGTATTCCAGGATCAGACTGCTGGCGGACGCCGCCAGCTTGCCGTCACATTCCAGGCAGAACTGGCCTTCGGGAAATATCTTCAGCTGACTTTCAATCTGATCGCGTCCCCACGGGTGCATGCCGGAAAGCACTTGCTGCATGTCAACTGGGTGCCATAGTCGTCGATCGTCAGGTTCCGCAGAACCAGATTCCATTCGTATTCCTTCAAATCGATGGGTTCAGACATGACGGTCGACTCGCGTGTTTTTCAGAAAGTCACCAACGAATCGGGGATTGACGTACAAGCTGTTCCCGCAATCCGGGCTGCAGCGTCGCTGTTCCGGAAATCGCCTGTTCGACGCTTTCCAGTTGACTCTTCAAACCGGCCAGAGTTTCCCGGACGCCGTTGACCACGTCGGCTGGAGCTTTATCGACGAAATTGGAGTTGCTCAGCTTCTTTTCGTGACCGGCGATATGGCCTCGAAGCCTTCGGCTTCCTTCTGTTTGCGGCTGAGTTCCGCTTCCAGATCGATCAGGCCTTCCAGCGGAATGTAGCCGTCGGCGTCCCCGAGTGAGCAGAACGTGCCGGATGCGCCGGGCCGGTTCACTTCCAGACCCGCGGCTTCGAGCATTGTGCGAGACAGGTTGTCGAACTGATCAGCAAATCGCCTGCATCTGTTCCGCGATCTCCGGCGAGCACTTCATGAACAGCTTCAGCGGTTCCTTCGGACTGATCTTGTAAATCGCCCGAACGTTGCGAACTGCCACAACCGTCTGCTGCAGCCGTTCAAACCGTTTTTCCAGGGCGGGATCACTCCAGTTCGTACCGAGTTCCGGCCAGGCAGCGATCATCACGCTTTCAACCGCGGCAGCCGGCTGTTGCAGGCCTCGCACGGGAGCAAGCTGATTCAGCATGTGCCACAGTTCTTCTGTAATGAACGGAGCAAACGGATGCAGCAGTCAGCAGCAAATGATCAGTCACGACGACCAGAACCCGCTGAGCCGTCGCGCGAGTCGCATCGTCCCGCAGCCGCGGCTTGACCATTTCCAGATACCAGTCGCAGAATTCGTTCCAGGTGAATTCACGAATCGTGCGCGAGTCGCCTGGTCGAACTGATACCGATCCAGCAGCGTCGTGACCTCGTTGGCGGTCGTTGCAAGACGGCTGAGAACCCAGCGGTCTTCCATCTGCAAGTCGGAATCGCTGACCGGGCCGGGTTCATAGCCTTCCAGATTCATGAACGCGAAACGGCAGGCGTTCCACAGCTTGTTGCAGAAGTTGCGACCGTAGTCGAACCGTTCGCTGACGATGCGAGCCACCGCGGCACCGTCATCCGGTTCGAACCACGGGCTGGGAAACTGGAAACGTCTTCTTACATTTCGCACACTTGATCGACGGCGTGGCTCCGCCCATCGGCTTCATTTCCTGATGCTCTTCGTCTGCGGCGTAATGGCTTCGCAGTGAGGACACTCATAGCCAACCGGCAGCCGGACGTCCTGAGTTTCCCCGGCCAGCGACGAAATCGTGAAGCGAACCGCATCGGTGCCGTACTTTTCGATCAGTTCCAGCGGATCGACTCCGTTGCTCTTTCGACTTCGACATCGTCTGTCCGGAGTCCATCCAGAATTTTCGGATGGATATAGACGTGTCGGAACGGAACATCGCCCATGTTGTACAGCCCGGTTACCACCATTCGGGCAACCCACAACGTGATGATGTCGCGGACGTGACCAGGACGGAGCCGGGGTAGAAGTAATCGAGAATGTCGTTGTGTTCATTTGAAATTTCAGATTTGGAATTTGAGATTTCAGAACCGGCCAGCGGCGGATTGTGTTCGGTATCCGGCCAGCCGAGCGTGGCGTGCGGCCAGAGGGCGGAGCTGAACCACGTGTCAAGGACGTCGGGGTCTTGCTCGAAACCGGCAGCTTCAAGCTGGCGTTCAATCTCTTCAGCACCGTCAGCGACACAGACCAACAGAATCCTTTGTCTCCCGGCATCACACCGTCGGCAACGACGGCCGCGACCTGTGACGATTCGCCAAACTCCGGTAGAGCGAACAGTCGCCCGTCGCCGTGTGCTGTTCGCCGTTGTTCCGTTGCCGTTTTCGACCAAATCGGAATCCGATGTCCCACCACAACTGGCGGCTGATGCACCAGTCGCGTTTTTTCACCGAGCCAGTCCAGGTAGGTTTTGGCATACCGCTGCGGAAAGATGTGCGGACTCGGCCGTCTTCGACCGCGTCCATCGCGGATTGAGCCAGTTCGTCCATTTTCACGAACCACTGATCGCTGAGATACGGTTCCACGGGAGCCTTGCTGCGGTCGCTGTGTTTGACGGGAATCTTCCGGTCTTCGACGCCTTCGAAATGACCGAGTTCCTCCATCTTTGAAACGATGGCCTTGCGCGCGGCGTAGCGGTCCATTCCGGCGAATTCACCGCCTTCGTTGTTGATGGTGCCGCCGGGGTTCAGGATGTTGATCATCGCCAGACTGTTTCGCAGACCGCAGGCGTAGTCGTTAGGGTCGAGCCGGTGTGACTCTTGACG
This region of Planctomycetaceae bacterium genomic DNA includes:
- a CDS encoding GNAT family N-acetyltransferase, whose translation is MQQVLSGMHPWGRDQIESQLKIFPEGQFCLECDGKLAASASSLILEYNPQLEWHNWKIVADEGYIRNHNPNGDTLYGIEIMVDPEFRGMKLSRRLYDARKELCREKNLERIIIAGRIPGYGEHADEYTAREYIDAVMEKALHDPVLTAQTSNGFTVQGLIPNYFPSDVASRGYATFLEWKNLDHRPASKRRFHHPTEPVRLCVVQWQMRKIASFEAFAQQVEFFLDTASDYRSDFVLFPELLTAELLSCVEAKRPGLAARQLAEFTPQYLELFTEQAVKYDVNVIGGSHFVVEDDTLYNVSYLFRRDGSIGKQYKIHVTPSERKWWGVSPGHKVEVFDTDCGLIAIQVCYDIEFPELTRIATQKGARMVFVPFNTDTRHGYLRIRHCALARCVENHLYVAISGCTGNLPFVENADIHYAQSGIFTPADIEFARDAIAAECTPNVETLIIHDLDLEQLQRHRDSGSVQNWNDRRRDLYQVTYEEDGVKRQV
- a CDS encoding class I tRNA ligase family protein, with amino-acid sequence MLNQLAPVRGLQQPAAAVESVMIAAWPELGTNWSDPALEKRFERLQQTVVAVRNVRAIYKISPKEPLKLFMKCSPEIAEQMQAIC
- a CDS encoding class I tRNA ligase family protein; amino-acid sequence: MVENGNGTTANSTRRRATVRSTGVWRIVTGRGRRCRRCDAGRQRILLVCVADGAEEIERQLEAAGFEQDPDVLDTWFSSALWPHATLGWPDTEHNPPLAGSEISNSKSEISNEHNDILDYFYPGSVLVTSATSSRCGLPEWW
- a CDS encoding class I tRNA ligase family protein gives rise to the protein MINILNPGGTINNEGGEFAGMDRYAARKAIVSKMEELGHFEGVEDRKIPVKHSDRSKAPVEPYLSDQWFVKMDELAQSAMDAVEDGRVRTSFRSGMPKPTWTGSVKKRDWCISRQLWWDIGFRFGRKRQRNNGEQHTATGDCSLYRSLANRHRSRPSLPTV